In the Hevea brasiliensis isolate MT/VB/25A 57/8 chromosome 8, ASM3005281v1, whole genome shotgun sequence genome, TCTTAATGTATAGTTCTTATCTGCGTTAATGTTGCCTTTCTAATGGTGCTTCTAATGCAACTTAAGTAGTAATTTGCATCCTGTATTCATGTCTGCTTCTGTGTGATTTGGAACGTATTATGACTAGAGAAGATTCTTTTGGGTTCATGCACAACAGCACAAGTAAATAATCTAGGCCAGATATTCCACGTTTCAGGCACAAATGTGCCAGAGGTTCAACATGGGATATTACTTTAGGAGACCAACAGATATTATCTTGTGGCCTTCTCAACTGCATTAAGTCATTCTTTTGTTCACAACCAAATAAACTTACTAATTTATGCTTAAATCATATATCCCTAACTACAGGTGCTCATGACAGATTAAGCAGCATTCCCACCACCAGATGGGACTGAATTTGCAAAGACAAAAGATTTCTCTTAACAATAAAACAAATAATATTATTGCTTGCCTCTCTTATGCTCTTTAGCTTCTATTCTACAGTACAATACTTAGGCTGATCAAAAACTTTAGATCCTTAAAACAAGAACCAAAAATAAACCATATAAGCAGTTGTGAGAAACTCAGAGCAAAGTGATACTTTAAGATATTCATCAGAAAAGAATACCATCAAAACCAAAAGTCATTCACAAGTTGAATCAACATTCTATGAATGCTGTCCATGGGACAAAACATTATGAAATTTGTGTGGCATACTTTTCGTAAGAGAACCATTTTTCTTTGAGCTGCCAACCACAGCTAACTACTAATTATAACAAAATGAGCAATTTCAGACGTAATCTTGTGTATATCACAACATTTAAAGTTTGATTTCCACAAGCTCTATGTGCAAAAGAGCCAGCAAGTCACTGATAAAGTGTAAAAACTCGATTACCTGATATACAAAACCCCAAACGGTGCCATACAATGATCTGTTGCAGATGAAAAAATGTGGTCATGTTAAGCATGAAAAAGCAAGAACTATTTAAAATTGAGAAACCATATTGTTGCTGAAGCTATAAAACAGCATGTTACCTGAAACAACAAATAGCAGGAGCCCAGGAACTGCAGCATGGAAGGAAATTAATCCTATGATCTACTGCAACAACCTGAACTCCTTGCTTGCAATTCTGGCTCCTGTCCAGGGACAACAATCTTGGTTCCCTTGAGAAGTGAAGCATTTCCTCCACTTCCATGTTCGTCATTTGCAACAAGGCTCTTCTTGCTGACAATTCGATAAATCTCTGTCAGGACAGAAAGGAAAGCCGATTCAACATTAGTGGACTCAAGAGCTGACGTCTCCATGAAGAAGAGGTTTTCCTTTTGGGCAAATTCTTTGGCATCTTCAGTTGGCACAGCTCGAAGGGTCTCCAGATCAGACTTGTTACCTACAAGCATGATGATGGTGTTACTATCAGCATGCTCCCGCAATTCCTCTAACCACTTTGCTATATGATCAAACGACTGACGCTTGCTTATGTCATAGACCAGCATTGCCCCCACTGCACCTCTGTAGTATGCACTTGTCACTGCCCGATACCTAAGAATGCCACCACAATTTACACAATCAATATATGCACCCATTATCAGGGCTTAAATGTAGAAGCAGGGGAAAGAGGCCATATAAATATCCTGTTCAATGCTTCACCAGTGAATTACGTACATTAAGGAACTATAATACATACATTAAGGAACTATATTGATCTTTTCCACACAGGCATTACAAAAACATGAGTACCCAAGAGATCAGCACCTGTTGTAATAGATAAAAACTCCTCTAGTAATTACACACTTTCCTAACAGAAAGTCATAGTAACGGAATCATTCATTTCCCATTTCACTAGTTCGTTCCTCATACCAACTAGGATTTTTTACAACATGTAATTACCGGACAAGATAAATCGAAGAGGTATGTTTGAAGAGAATGATTTGCACAGATACTAGGTGTCAGCGGAAAATGCAGTTCAGTCACGAAATCAATGAAATTTAGTTTCTATCATGGTTCAAATAGTGCCCATTCAAATTTACCAGCCCCAAAAAAATTGCTTTAAGGCAGTAAGAGCTAAAATAACAAGCATATTACAAGAAAACTAATAGAAAGGCATGACACATATGctttacccaaaaaaaaaaaaaaaaggaccatGTCAAAGCTGTTATTGAGAAAAGCAACTCCTCAAATAGGTATGATAGTTGTTAGAGGGtattcaaatttgaattaaaGTTAATTTGACATATTTTACTCATCAAAACTCCAAAATAACTAACAGTTTTCTTCAACATCATCTAGAACTAGAATGATACTTTTTCAAAAAGCGCTTAAGATCCT is a window encoding:
- the LOC110657564 gene encoding ras-related protein RABA4c — its product is MSNLQVNFNQKIDYVFKIVLIGDSAVGKSQLLARFARNEFSLDSKATIGVEFQTKTIVIDHKTIKAQIWDTAGQERYRAVTSAYYRGAVGAMLVYDISKRQSFDHIAKWLEELREHADSNTIIMLVGNKSDLETLRAVPTEDAKEFAQKENLFFMETSALESTNVESAFLSVLTEIYRIVSKKSLVANDEHGSGGNASLLKGTKIVVPGQEPELQARSSGCCSRS